A genomic window from Paenibacillus thermoaerophilus includes:
- a CDS encoding NAD-dependent protein deacylase, protein MEFNELKKIVSESENIVFFGGAGTSTESGIPDFRSADGLYRTRNGGKYAPEQMLSRDFFYSRTELFFDFYKSNMIHPDAKPNAAHIALAELERQGRLKAVITQNIDGLHQLAGSRNVLELHGSVQRNNCIRCGTFHSLEDILSPEQGLVPACKQCGGIVKPDVVLYQEPLDLELLQRAADYIEQADVLVVAGTSLTVQPAAGLVRRYNGNRFILINKTPTPYDGYANVLVPDSIAKVMQALVLD, encoded by the coding sequence ATGGAATTCAACGAGCTGAAGAAAATCGTCAGCGAGAGCGAGAACATCGTGTTTTTCGGCGGAGCGGGCACGTCGACGGAAAGCGGCATCCCCGACTTCCGGTCGGCCGACGGACTGTACCGGACGCGGAACGGGGGGAAATACGCCCCGGAGCAGATGTTGAGCCGCGATTTTTTCTACAGCCGTACGGAATTGTTTTTTGATTTCTACAAATCGAACATGATCCACCCGGACGCCAAACCGAACGCGGCGCACATCGCCCTGGCCGAGCTTGAACGGCAAGGCCGGCTGAAGGCCGTGATCACGCAGAACATCGACGGGCTGCACCAGCTTGCGGGAAGCCGGAACGTGCTGGAGCTGCACGGCTCGGTGCAACGCAACAACTGCATCCGCTGCGGCACGTTCCATTCGCTGGAGGACATCCTGTCGCCGGAGCAAGGTCTCGTGCCGGCTTGCAAGCAGTGCGGCGGCATCGTCAAGCCCGATGTCGTGCTCTATCAGGAACCGCTGGATTTGGAGCTGCTGCAACGGGCTGCCGATTATATCGAGCAGGCGGATGTGCTGGTCGTCGCCGGCACTTCTCTCACCGTCCAGCCGGCGGCCGGGTTGGTTCGGCGCTATAACGGGAACCGGTTTATCCTCATCAACAAGACCCCGACGCCGTATGACGGTTACGCGAATGTCCTCGTGCCGGACAGCATCGCCAAAGTGATGCAAGCGTTGGTATTGGACTAA
- a CDS encoding cysteine hydrolase family protein: protein MKAFVVIDYTYDFVVGRLPCGEPAVAIESRIAELTERFVRAGDFVVMAVDLHEQGDVYHPEHKLFPPHNIRGTDGRELYGRLRDVYEANRENIHWMDKTRYSAFCGTALELKLRERGITELHLAGVCTDICVLHTAVDAYNRGFAITVHADAVASFNDKGHEWALGHFRGVLGADVTEGWK from the coding sequence ATGAAAGCTTTTGTGGTGATCGATTATACCTATGATTTTGTCGTCGGGCGTCTGCCGTGCGGAGAGCCGGCTGTCGCGATCGAATCGCGGATCGCGGAGCTGACGGAGCGGTTCGTGCGGGCGGGCGATTTCGTCGTGATGGCGGTCGACCTGCACGAGCAGGGGGACGTGTACCATCCCGAGCATAAGCTGTTCCCGCCGCACAATATCCGGGGCACGGACGGCCGGGAATTGTACGGACGGCTGCGCGACGTGTACGAAGCGAACCGGGAGAACATTCATTGGATGGACAAAACGAGATACAGCGCGTTTTGCGGCACGGCGCTCGAGCTGAAGCTGAGGGAGCGGGGAATTACGGAGCTGCACCTGGCGGGCGTATGCACCGACATCTGCGTCCTGCATACGGCCGTCGACGCGTATAACCGCGGATTCGCGATCACGGTGCACGCCGACGCGGTCGCGAGCTTCAACGACAAAGGCCATGAATGGGCGCTCGGGCATTTCCGCGGGGTGCTAGGCGCAGACGTAACGGAAGGATGGAAATGA
- a CDS encoding nicotinate phosphoribosyltransferase yields MSTEHLTLHTDKYQINMMYAHWYHGTLNRKAVFEAYFRKLPFGNGYAVFAGLERIVRYLQELHFNEADIAYLASQEEGYDPAFLEELRRFRFTGNLWCVPEGTVVFPNEPLLRVEATVFEAQLIETALLNFLNFQTLIATKASRIRQVAPHDVLMEFGSRRAQEADAAIWGARAAYIAGFDATSNLRAGQMFGIPTKGTHAHAWVQVHDSEEQAFERYASALPHQVTLLVDTYDTLASGVTHAIEVAKALEKQGRRMQAIRLDSGDLAYLSKAARRMLDEAGLSYVKIVASNDLDENIILDLKAQGARIDSWGIGTQLITAADNPSLGGVYKLVARERIGGDSRGYEPVIKISGNPEKVTTPGIKDVYRIINRKTGWAEADYVALEEETEIGQDGVLELFDPVHPYLRKRVEDFEAVKLLQPVFRDGRLARELPGLDEIREYHRSQLALLRQEYLRKLHPEIYLVTPSPRTWRLKMDMIRRHLGHTGEWRP; encoded by the coding sequence ATGTCGACCGAGCATCTGACGCTGCACACCGACAAATACCAGATCAACATGATGTACGCCCATTGGTATCACGGCACGCTGAACCGCAAGGCCGTGTTCGAGGCGTACTTCCGGAAGCTGCCGTTCGGCAACGGGTATGCCGTGTTCGCCGGGCTGGAGCGGATCGTCCGCTATTTGCAGGAGCTGCACTTCAACGAGGCGGACATCGCTTACCTCGCGTCGCAGGAAGAGGGGTACGACCCGGCGTTTTTGGAGGAGCTGCGCCGATTCCGCTTCACCGGAAATTTGTGGTGCGTGCCCGAGGGAACGGTCGTCTTCCCGAACGAGCCGCTGCTGCGCGTCGAAGCGACCGTGTTCGAAGCGCAGTTGATCGAGACGGCGCTGCTGAACTTCCTCAACTTCCAGACGCTGATCGCAACCAAGGCGTCGCGGATTCGGCAGGTCGCGCCGCACGATGTCCTGATGGAATTCGGCTCGCGCCGGGCGCAGGAGGCGGACGCCGCGATCTGGGGCGCGCGCGCCGCTTATATCGCCGGCTTCGACGCGACCTCGAACTTGCGGGCGGGTCAGATGTTCGGCATCCCGACGAAAGGAACGCACGCGCACGCCTGGGTGCAGGTGCACGACTCGGAGGAGCAGGCGTTCGAGCGTTACGCTTCGGCTTTGCCGCATCAGGTGACTTTGCTCGTGGATACGTACGATACGCTGGCCAGCGGCGTCACGCATGCGATCGAAGTCGCCAAGGCGCTGGAGAAGCAAGGGCGGCGCATGCAGGCGATCCGGCTGGACAGCGGCGATCTCGCCTATTTGTCGAAAGCCGCGCGCCGCATGCTGGACGAAGCGGGGCTGTCGTACGTGAAGATCGTCGCCTCGAACGATCTCGACGAGAACATTATCCTGGACTTGAAGGCGCAAGGGGCCCGCATCGACAGTTGGGGCATCGGCACGCAACTGATTACGGCGGCGGATAATCCATCCCTCGGCGGCGTGTACAAGCTGGTGGCGCGGGAGCGGATCGGCGGGGACTCGCGCGGCTACGAGCCCGTCATCAAAATTTCGGGCAATCCGGAGAAGGTGACGACGCCCGGCATCAAGGACGTGTACCGCATCATCAACCGCAAAACCGGCTGGGCGGAGGCCGATTACGTGGCGCTGGAGGAAGAGACGGAGATCGGTCAGGACGGCGTGCTGGAGCTGTTCGATCCCGTTCATCCGTATTTGCGCAAACGGGTGGAGGACTTCGAAGCCGTGAAGCTGCTTCAGCCGGTTTTTCGGGACGGACGGCTCGCGCGCGAGCTGCCGGGACTGGACGAGATCCGCGAGTATCACCGGAGCCAACTGGCGTTGCTGCGCCAGGAGTATTTGCGCAAGCTGCATCCCGAGATTTACCTCGTGACGCCGAGCCCGCGCACCTGGAGGCTGAAGATGGACATGATCCGGCGCCATCTCGGACATACGGGCGAATGGAGGCCGTAA
- a CDS encoding response regulator transcription factor translates to MISVLIVDDDPFIRESMRILLELDPELTVAGTCRDGREAYEFAGRTPVDVVLMDIRMPGTDGVEGTRLIRSLPNPPAVLILTTFDDDDYIAAAIRHGAGGYLLKNVPPARIAAGIKTVHDGSLLIHPDIARKLAGMLDGSGRSPANREERLARQGLTGVEREIVRLIADGLSNKEIAAALYLSEGTVKNYVTSVLGKLELRDRTQIAIYYLKMPG, encoded by the coding sequence ATGATATCCGTATTGATTGTGGACGACGACCCGTTTATCCGGGAAAGCATGCGGATTTTGCTGGAGCTGGACCCGGAGCTTACGGTCGCCGGGACCTGCCGGGACGGCAGGGAAGCGTACGAGTTCGCCGGCCGGACTCCGGTCGACGTCGTGCTGATGGATATCCGCATGCCGGGAACGGACGGCGTCGAGGGGACGCGGTTGATCCGGTCGCTGCCGAATCCGCCCGCCGTGCTGATCCTGACGACCTTCGACGACGACGATTATATCGCGGCGGCCATACGCCACGGGGCGGGCGGCTATCTGCTGAAGAACGTGCCGCCCGCGCGGATCGCGGCCGGGATCAAAACCGTGCATGACGGATCGCTGCTGATCCATCCGGATATCGCGCGCAAGCTGGCCGGCATGCTGGACGGCTCCGGCCGGAGTCCGGCGAATCGGGAGGAACGGCTCGCAAGGCAAGGGTTGACCGGGGTCGAACGCGAGATCGTCCGGCTGATCGCGGACGGACTCAGCAACAAGGAGATCGCGGCGGCCCTGTATTTAAGCGAAGGAACCGTCAAAAATTACGTCACTTCCGTGCTGGGCAAGCTGGAGCTGCGCGACCGCACGCAGATCGCGATCTATTACCTGAAGATGCCCGGATAA
- a CDS encoding NUDIX domain-containing protein, with protein sequence MSMAVNGGGYQPGKYRTPDGVPADIVIFTIVSKDKPSGKKSLPVRELQVLLVKRRVWPFEGKWALPGGFTKETETVYECAERELAEETGVRNVLMEYFNVYSKPGRDPRGWMVSHAFYALVNESLLLGRQAGADADELKLMPVREALEADLAFDHGEILRDALERVRRRMLTTTIAREFLPETFTLAELYQVIRCVVPEFEEPNFIRKLTSTRCRRGILEEVRDEQGRPLASNKYSQRAAQLYRFADQEPELSIYN encoded by the coding sequence ATGAGCATGGCGGTGAATGGAGGAGGCTACCAGCCGGGGAAATACCGGACGCCGGACGGCGTGCCCGCGGATATCGTTATTTTCACCATCGTGTCGAAGGATAAACCTTCCGGTAAAAAGTCGCTGCCCGTCCGCGAACTGCAGGTGCTGCTCGTCAAGCGCCGCGTATGGCCGTTCGAAGGGAAATGGGCGCTGCCGGGCGGTTTTACGAAAGAGACGGAGACGGTGTACGAATGCGCGGAGCGGGAGCTGGCCGAAGAAACCGGCGTGCGGAACGTGCTGATGGAGTATTTCAACGTATACAGCAAGCCGGGCCGGGACCCGCGCGGGTGGATGGTCTCCCACGCCTTCTACGCGCTGGTGAACGAGTCGCTGCTGCTCGGGCGGCAGGCGGGCGCCGATGCGGACGAGTTGAAGCTGATGCCTGTGCGGGAAGCGCTGGAGGCGGATCTCGCCTTCGACCACGGCGAAATATTGCGCGACGCGCTGGAGCGTGTCCGGCGGCGCATGCTGACGACGACGATCGCACGGGAGTTTTTGCCCGAGACGTTTACGCTGGCCGAACTGTATCAGGTCATCCGCTGCGTCGTACCGGAATTCGAAGAGCCCAATTTTATCCGCAAGCTGACGTCGACGCGTTGCCGCCGGGGCATTCTCGAGGAAGTCCGCGACGAGCAGGGGCGCCCGCTCGCGTCCAATAAATATTCGCAGCGCGCGGCTCAACTGTACCGGTTCGCCGACCAGGAGCCGGAGCTGTCGATCTACAATTGA
- a CDS encoding sensor histidine kinase: MTLWLRWMRALLVAIPALLTLFGVNTGEHAPYVAYALLSLLVLRAAERWPSRRRPLLLLELGLFAWFGYRFPHGVLYLLPFSTLIAAYAGRPGLREAVAWTLIGGMVPLDFLHEHRPELLAPVALLWTAWSGVLYAGSQHDSRRERTEQLYDELAASHEQLELARRRLADYAAQIEEYTRLAERNRIAADIHDDLGHRLIRVKMMSEAALQLIGADPERAGRLVEQMRDQLQDGMEQMRQTVRRLASPEADDARRYALDRLVREAGESMGIDVRFEIAGIPRPLYPSAEWILYQNAQEAITNAVRHGAASVVDVCLQYRPDGVAMIVSNDGKVPDGAVSRGLGLKGMAERVRMAGGSLAVSSEGRFSVTTFLPYAKPINAPKTEQPGG; the protein is encoded by the coding sequence ATGACGTTATGGCTGCGATGGATGAGGGCGCTGCTCGTCGCGATTCCGGCGCTGTTGACTTTATTTGGGGTGAACACGGGAGAGCATGCTCCTTATGTGGCTTACGCGCTGCTGTCGCTGCTTGTGTTGAGAGCGGCGGAACGCTGGCCCTCCCGCCGGAGGCCCCTGCTCCTTCTGGAGCTGGGCCTGTTCGCCTGGTTCGGCTATCGGTTCCCGCACGGCGTCTTGTACCTGCTCCCGTTCTCGACGCTGATCGCAGCGTACGCCGGCCGTCCCGGACTTCGGGAAGCCGTCGCCTGGACGCTGATCGGCGGCATGGTTCCGCTCGATTTTCTACACGAGCATCGGCCGGAGCTGCTTGCGCCGGTCGCGCTGCTATGGACGGCCTGGTCCGGCGTGCTGTACGCCGGGAGCCAGCACGATTCGCGCCGGGAGCGGACGGAGCAGCTATACGACGAGCTTGCCGCCAGCCACGAGCAGTTGGAATTGGCGCGCCGCCGGCTGGCCGATTACGCGGCGCAGATCGAGGAGTACACCCGGCTGGCCGAGCGCAACCGGATCGCCGCCGATATCCACGACGATCTCGGGCACCGGCTGATCCGGGTGAAGATGATGTCGGAAGCGGCGCTGCAACTGATCGGGGCCGATCCGGAGCGGGCGGGCCGGCTGGTGGAGCAGATGCGGGACCAACTGCAGGACGGCATGGAGCAGATGCGCCAGACGGTGAGGCGCCTGGCTTCGCCCGAAGCGGACGATGCCAGGCGGTATGCGCTGGACCGGCTCGTCCGGGAGGCCGGGGAATCGATGGGGATCGACGTTCGCTTCGAGATCGCGGGAATTCCCCGGCCGCTGTATCCGAGCGCGGAGTGGATCTTGTACCAGAATGCGCAGGAAGCGATCACGAACGCGGTCCGGCACGGAGCGGCCTCTGTTGTGGATGTCTGCTTGCAGTACCGGCCGGACGGCGTGGCGATGATCGTCAGCAACGACGGCAAAGTGCCGGACGGCGCGGTCTCCCGCGGACTCGGCCTGAAAGGCATGGCCGAGAGGGTCCGGATGGCCGGCGGGAGTCTTGCCGTGTCCAGCGAGGGCCGATTTTCCGTTACGACGTTTTTGCCGTATGCCAAGCCGATAAACGCGCCGAAGACGGAGCAACCGGGGGGATGA